The Nostoc cf. commune SO-36 genomic sequence AGATTATGGGGCATAACACGATATCTCCAATAATTAAGGGAATTGGGTATATATAGGGCATTGATTATTCCTCTTCTCTCCCTTGTTTTATTTCCTCGCTTTGACTACATCTCTAAACCGTTTTTTTGCAGTTTCTTAAACGGATCTAGAACAAAGTCAATTACCCGTCGTTGACGAATGATGACTTCAGCATTCGCTGTCTGTCCGGCACCTAACAGAATACGTTTGTTGCCAGTTTGGACATACTGCTGGTCTAAGGTGATTTCTAATTCATAGTTTTCGATATTGCCTTGGGGTGTTTGGGTAATTTTCGAGTCAGGCGAGATCCAAGCAACTTTACCTTGCACGATGCCATACTCTTGGAAGGGATAAGCATCAAATTTGACTTTTACTGGCATTCCTAGCTTCAAGAAACCGCTATCTTGATTAGGCATACTTGCTCTAAGTACAAACTCTGCTTGCTTCGGTGCGATTTGGGCAATCCTTTGACCGACTTGTACCACTGCTCCTGCCTTAGTGGTGGGTAATTCAAAAATCACCCCATTAATTGGCGATCGCACCACTCGTTGCTGAATTTGCAACCTTGTAGATATAAGCTGGCTTTTAGTCTGAGCGATTTCTGATTGTGTTGCTGTTATTTGTGCCTGTACGTCTTTTAGCTGCTCCTGATTTTTCATGACAGCCAGTTCTCCGGCTTGCATGACGCTTTTATAGCTATTTTGTTCTCCTTGCAGTCGGAGTTTTGCTTGTTTGATATCAGACTCTAACGTTTTGATAGTTACTTGGTAACGATTTATCTCTTCCGCCAAACGAAATTCAGCTTGTTTAATCTCTGATACAGACTTGTTATAGAGTCGTTTGCTTTCTTGCTCTTCTTTTTTTAGTTCATCAACTTGGGTTGCAGAAACCGCGCCATCGTTAACCAGCTTGCTAAAGCGTTCAACTTGCTTAGAATCTATACTCCAACGGGTTTTAGCCGATTCCTGATCTTCACGACTGGTGTCAATCTGCTGCTCTGCTTGGTTAACTAATGATTGCTTTTCTAACTTTTGCAGGTTATAGCTACTCAGTTTCGCATCCAGGTCTTGCTGCACCTGGTTGACTTGAGCCATTTTTTCTAATTCTTGGGATTTATTTTGTTGCTCTAAGAGGCTAGTTGACATTAGGAGTTGATTTTTCAGCAATTCCAGTTGAGATTGCCGATTTTGTAGCCCTTGCAATTTGCTCTGGACTTGTTGCAGTTCCGTTTGCAGCAGTTCAGAATCCAGTTCCAGTAAAATCTGACCGGCTCTAACTGTATCTCCTTCTCTGACCGGAACTGCTTTGACACTCCCACTAGCTTGAGCGTCTAATTTTTGAGTTGCGCCTTTAGGTTCTATACGTCCTCTGGCGCTACCAGTTTCATCTACTTTCGAGAGTGTTGCCCAAGGCAAGAATAGACCAGTAAAGCCAATGAGCGCATACAACAAACCACGAGTCCAAACTTGAGGTAAGGCATTGAGCAATCCTTCTGTACCGTAGTACAAATCTTGACTCTCATTTTCTGCCTCTGTCTGCTCGTCGAATTCTACTGATTCCTCTTGCTGTGTGTAACCTTGATACTTATCTTGCTCATCTTGGGGAAGTGGCAATGATCTATTGGGATTTGGCATGGTTCTATTTCCGATAACACTGGGGACTGGGGAGTAAGGACTGAGGACTAGGGACTGGAGATAAGGGAGAAATAAGCAATGTCCAATACCTAATGCCCCATGCCCAACCTCAACTAACTTGAGCCAGTTGTTGTTGATTCAGGTAGTAATAATGACCTTTTTTAGCGATTAAATCGTCGTGAGTACCGCTTTCTATCAAAATGCCTTGGTCTAAAACCAGGATTAAGTCAGCGTTGCGGACTGTAGAGAGGCGATGGGCAATAATTACACTTGTGCGTCCTTTAAGAATTGTTTTGAGGTTGTTTTGAATAATTCGTTCTGATTCCGAATCTAGGTGACTAGTGGCTTCATCAAACAGTAATAACCGAGGATTTCCGAGCAAAGCACGAGCAATAGCTAGGCGTTGGCGCTGTCCACCAGAGAGCATACCGCCGCTTTCACCAATTTCGGATTCGTAACCCATCGGTAGTTTTTGAATAAATTCATCCGCTCCAGCATATTTTGCTGCTTGGATAATTTCTTCTAGAGAAGCATTTGGATAAGCGATCCCAATGTTTTCCCGAACACTCCCACCAAACAGAAAAGTATCTTGGTCAACAACGCCGATTTGAGAACGGAGCGATCGCAAGGCAACAGTAGTTATATCACAACCATCAATAAGTACTTTTCCATCTGTCGGCGGGTATAAACCTAAAATCAACTTACTCAGGGTTGTTTTTCCAGAACCGCTGCGCCCCACAACTGCAACCATTTGTTCTGGCTTAATTTCAAAGTTGAGATTTTCTAATACGTTAGTCTCACTTTCTGAGTGATAACGAAAGGTAACATTCTGAAAACAAATATTACCGCGAAGCTTACCCAACGACTTGCGGGGTTTAGTTTCTAAGTCTTCTTCTGGTTTCGCCTCCAACACATCATTAATGCGTTCGGTAGAAATCACAATTTCCTGTAATTCATTCCACAGCAGAGCCAGTCGCTGAAAAGGATCTAAGACGCTACCCACCAACATATTGAAAGCAATTAATTGTCCAATAGTCAGTTCGCCATTAATTACCTGGGTTGCTCCATACCACAGCAATGAAGTATTCACAAAAGTTTGGATGACACCACTGATAATTTGCAGGCGATTGCCAATTATTTGAGCATTAAATTCTTTTTTGATTACATCATTCAGCAGTTCCTCCCAACGCCAACGCACTGTCTGTTCAATTGATAATGAGCGGACGGTACGAATTCCAGTTAAGGATTCTATAAGATAGCTATTTTCTTTAGTACCTGCATTAAAAATCTCTCTGGAGATGCGGCGCAAAATACTTGTGCTAGCAAGCGCCAAGATAAAAAATGGCGGTACAATACACAGCACGAATAATGCCATCTTCCAGCTATAAGAAAACATCAAGGCTATATAAACCACTAATGTCAGCATATCCAACACAATGGACAGTGTTTGACCAGTAAGGAAGTTCTGAATTTTCTGGTTTTCTTGGATGCGAGAGACTATATCCCCAACGTAACGCGACTCAAAATAAGCAAGGGGTAAACGGAAAGTATGTTTGATAAAGCCTACGAGTAAGGCAACACTAATGCGGTTAGCAGTATGAAATAACAGATATTGCCTTACACCATTGACAGCAACACTAAACAACCCAAAAACAACCATTCCCAAACCAATAGCGTTTAAGGTTGGAACACTGCGTTGCACAAGTACTCTGTCGAGCAACAACTGGGTAAATACTGGCGTTACCAGCCCAAATAATTGAATTACTACCGAAGCTATAAAAATTTCTAGGAGCGTTCGATAGTGAGGTTTAATTAACTCAAAAAATTTCCAGAAGCTTCTGCTTTCGTCTTTAGCATTTTTGAGTAGACCTGTAGGTTCGAGTAACAATGCATAACCACTCCAACCGACTTGAAATTCTGCTCTTGTCAGGTTGCGTTGGCCAATAGCTGGGTCACATACAATCACCCGCTTTTTGGTGATTTCATAGACAACAATAAAATGTTTACCTTCCCAGTGGACAATTGCAGGTAAAGGTTGTTCTGCTAATTTATCAAGAGTAGCTTTCACTGGACGGGTGGCAAAACCCAGGTTTTCTGCTGTTGCTGCCATCGCCTTCAGAGATGCACCGTTGCGGCTGACATTGGTCATATCCCGCAGGCGATTCATACTAAAATGTTTGCCCCAATAGTTACCAATCATCACCAAGCAAGCAGAGCCACAATCAGCTGAACTTTGTTGGGCATAAAAGGGATACCTCTTGGTGA encodes the following:
- a CDS encoding HlyD family efflux transporter periplasmic adaptor subunit; this translates as MPNPNRSLPLPQDEQDKYQGYTQQEESVEFDEQTEAENESQDLYYGTEGLLNALPQVWTRGLLYALIGFTGLFLPWATLSKVDETGSARGRIEPKGATQKLDAQASGSVKAVPVREGDTVRAGQILLELDSELLQTELQQVQSKLQGLQNRQSQLELLKNQLLMSTSLLEQQNKSQELEKMAQVNQVQQDLDAKLSSYNLQKLEKQSLVNQAEQQIDTSREDQESAKTRWSIDSKQVERFSKLVNDGAVSATQVDELKKEEQESKRLYNKSVSEIKQAEFRLAEEINRYQVTIKTLESDIKQAKLRLQGEQNSYKSVMQAGELAVMKNQEQLKDVQAQITATQSEIAQTKSQLISTRLQIQQRVVRSPINGVIFELPTTKAGAVVQVGQRIAQIAPKQAEFVLRASMPNQDSGFLKLGMPVKVKFDAYPFQEYGIVQGKVAWISPDSKITQTPQGNIENYELEITLDQQYVQTGNKRILLGAGQTANAEVIIRQRRVIDFVLDPFKKLQKNGLEM
- a CDS encoding peptidase domain-containing ABC transporter — encoded protein: MPPVLFERNVGERLLSTLGAKLSEKELQNFLAQMEIVEPPAAKEFWQSAQTSPGIYIILTGKVRLLDSSENLITTFGAWSFFGELTLFPEANFSPYVVRASTSLKLGYFRQEALQMLIDKYPNISDRLFARAELWDLLLLCRQISQFPCHTSQVPGMLKALSLFERHQLESGSVNPQISQDSQLWLLYKGHLQHSEGDSLTAGTIFAQPKQGDWQATQPTIAYILKDEQMQTALEYFPELREWAFAMNVSETGLETEDWGVGTREKTFPSPKSKIIPFPQREKQSQQQPKKSRLYFPSPKIQVGHWWKRVTKRYPFYAQQSSADCGSACLVMIGNYWGKHFSMNRLRDMTNVSRNGASLKAMAATAENLGFATRPVKATLDKLAEQPLPAIVHWEGKHFIVVYEITKKRVIVCDPAIGQRNLTRAEFQVGWSGYALLLEPTGLLKNAKDESRSFWKFFELIKPHYRTLLEIFIASVVIQLFGLVTPVFTQLLLDRVLVQRSVPTLNAIGLGMVVFGLFSVAVNGVRQYLLFHTANRISVALLVGFIKHTFRLPLAYFESRYVGDIVSRIQENQKIQNFLTGQTLSIVLDMLTLVVYIALMFSYSWKMALFVLCIVPPFFILALASTSILRRISREIFNAGTKENSYLIESLTGIRTVRSLSIEQTVRWRWEELLNDVIKKEFNAQIIGNRLQIISGVIQTFVNTSLLWYGATQVINGELTIGQLIAFNMLVGSVLDPFQRLALLWNELQEIVISTERINDVLEAKPEEDLETKPRKSLGKLRGNICFQNVTFRYHSESETNVLENLNFEIKPEQMVAVVGRSGSGKTTLSKLILGLYPPTDGKVLIDGCDITTVALRSLRSQIGVVDQDTFLFGGSVRENIGIAYPNASLEEIIQAAKYAGADEFIQKLPMGYESEIGESGGMLSGGQRQRLAIARALLGNPRLLLFDEATSHLDSESERIIQNNLKTILKGRTSVIIAHRLSTVRNADLILVLDQGILIESGTHDDLIAKKGHYYYLNQQQLAQVS